The genomic interval TACGAAATGCTTCCCtgcagaaaagaaataaaagaagtaaacaaaggtgCTAAAGTAACAACCCTTTAACAACCATGATCTGATTCATAACTCTCCCTTCCAGTTGGTTTACATTTCCTTCTAAGtcagtgacaagaatttggagCTATAACAGCTGGGATGGCACCCTCCATCTGATGATTTTGTGCATTTTAATTCACCTTGAGCAGAGCATTGACAGAAATTACAGGCATACAAGAGTTAGCTGTTACAGTTGTTACAGCTTTACAAGTTATCTCCAATGGTATTCGATAATCACAGATAATATTATACACCCCAATATTGGAGGCTTCAGAGAAAACAACCAGCCATTTAATTTGAGCAAGGTAAACAATTTCTGCTCCCGGAATACTTGAACTAAAGGAGAATCTTGAAtttagaagttttttttgtgaagctCACTAattactttgaaaagttttaatacTATTCATGACAACATCTGATCTCTCTATTTTGTCAAAACATTGCACAATTGATGAAGATATATCCCTCCTCCTGGATTAAGTATTAATGTATAAATAATCAACACTAACCTGAGTTCTACAATGTTTTCTTGCTTCAACATGCGAAGCACTTTTAATTCCCTCAGTGTTGTTCTTTTAACATCCTCATTTTCTGGTGGAATATGTCAAACACATGTACCAGAAGTTTAATTTAGAATAAATAAAACCATCCAACAAGATGGTTAGCAATAATTGACAGGTAAATGTCATTAAAAGGAATTCTTTGTTGAGATTGTGATTGTGGAAATTTCATCAGACAGCACAATCAGTGAAAGGAGTTCTGTCATGAATACAATAATAATGTCATAAGAGGTTTTGGCCTTAAACCACTGCCAGGCTCATGATTAACCCATACAACTTTACCATGGTTACTGCAACATTCATTAATTTCAAAACTGTCTAGGTGGACACTAGGTTTGCTTTAACTAAAGACCAACTTAATAAACCTTAGTGTCCTGAAATAAACGCAAAtaaaatcctcttttttttgCAAGCCAGATATGcatcaaaaatatattatgaTGTGAAATAATTGCACCAACCAGCTGTCACCAATAATTAACCACCTTCCCAATACAAATACTTTTAGTGCCCTTTCTTCATTCAACCAGGAGAAAGGTGCCAAATCAATGCAAACACTTAGTTCAGCAAATTGCTTattaatgaatatttaaaaaaaaaaaaaaggtgattgaaTTTGAATATAGTTCCTATATTTATACCTTTGTGCCACCTGCATGTATTTTTACTTTGCATAAAATTTTCCACACCAACtttatttgtttctcttttctaCAGATTAtaccaaagagaaaaagagaaataaaattcatgccggtttggaaaatttttaacaTCAACAAATATATGTCTCCATGGATGCTCACCTTCGCTGTCTTTGAATTTCTTGATGGCCACAATCTCATTTGTTTCCTGCAGCAGATTAAAAAAAGAGGATGCATCAGAGGGTTATGTCcacaaagtaaacatttttttatacttattgaaatgataaaaataaagtgGTTGTTATTGTATGGTCTTCAAAATGTTTAGCTGCCTTCAGAGTCTTTTCAGAGCATGAGAAATATAAACCAGTATGAGGAAATCATAGAATTAATACCATTCTACTTTCAAATTGGATTCAAGATTGTCATAAGTTACTTTCAAGCCCAACCTCTTTCCAGTGGTTACCCTCTAACTTTAAACCTAAATGAAATCTCTAGACAGAGGAGTTACTAGTCATAATAAACAGTGTTCTCCCTTTTTACAAGCAAGATTTAAAACCAATAAGGCAACCCTTCAACCCATTGAACTTTTAAGAATTCTAAGCAATTTTAGGCAGTAATAAAAAGTATTACAGGCAGTGAATATTACTGTTTAtagcctgaaaaggagaacactgccCAGAACAAAAACATTGCCACTTGAATCTTCTATTTCTCAacaatattttatatttttatcatcctTGCAAAGTAAAATGCCTACATTGATCCTGACCCATTTGATAACACTTTTAATAGAGAAATTTCTATTTCTCATTCAAGAACTTAAAgccttgtttcttttcattcatcTAGATAGTGGGGATCACTGTTCATGGGAAACTTATAGAGGAGACCATTGTATCATATATAGATACaaatactattaacattatCATCCCAGCAACCTGCATCAGAGGGTTATGTCATCATAACCCTCTGATGTCTGGGTAGTGTTTCCATAACATTGTCCTAGTTGCCTCTAGATTGTTTATATGATGAATAGAGACAATCCTCGTGATCACATTTAGACAGTTGGAATAATCTCAGGTAAAAGGTTTGCAACTACTGTATGTACAGCAATATGTAACTTTGCCAGCTCCCTGCAAGAATTCTCCCCTTATGCTGCCATATTATCAATTGCCATGCAAATGTTGTGTTGGTTTTATGAGATTTTCCTTTGCAATGAGCCAAGCCGCTCCGCACTTCTGGAAAATCACTGGCACAAGAACACCAAACCCGAGcaactaaacaaacaaattatccGAAAAGTAAACATGCAACACTGAACTGTTCGGGCTACCGAACGACTCCTTTTAGCATATTCTTGTATTGGCCCCTGGATTTTGAAGGACATCTCTCAAATATTGAGTGATTTGGTAACATGATCCCAGAAGGAAATATATCTATCAATTTACGTGCTTGATGAACCAGCAATCATCAGCCTGCTTAACCTTTATAACACGTTGATCTGTATATTTGATTTACTGTCATAGCTGAGCTGTGAGATGGAAAAAGAGCTTCCGTTACCTTGTGCCTGCATCTTAAAACCACTCCATAGGCTCCTAAcaatacagaaacaaaaacggAGATGTTTAACTCAAATCTGAACCAGTTAAACCCATATTTAGCAATACAAAAACAATCATTTGCGGCACAAAACACTGTGGGTTTGACATTCCTTCAAcccaattttaatttcattaccATACGGATAATAACAAGCTTACATCAAAGACTACTTACCTTCGCCTACAACTCCAAGGACTTCGTACTTATTCATCTGTGTTTAACAGACATACTGTAGGAATATTTAATAATTGATCTTCGCCTGCCGTTAAAATAACGTGTATGTCGCTtcccaagaaaagaaaacatatctTGTAAAGCATCTCCCATTTCAGGAAGTGCGTGTAGTGCGTTTTACAAATATCACCATGGGACATACAGAAAAATCCATCAATATTACTCTCAACAAAAGGTTGTCGTTTTATATGCCGAAAGTGTGTGGTTTTTGATACAAATTTTATCACATATTTTTCGTCACGGTAACCAACAAAACGAGGGTTGTTATTTCGTTTCCCATGATTCCCGCTAAGGGGTAACGACTGAAATTCCTTTCCGATGACGTAGTGTTCGCGTGACGTCGGGTAGTGCCCGGGTACGGGAGAAGTAAATTGTATCTCTTGTGAGTTCAACAAAACATACATTTGGGTTGAAAAAGCAGAAGGAAAATGAGCTTTCGTGATTTTGATGACGACATAATCTCACCTATGCCTCAGATTTGATTACTGCGGTTTTCTCCCTTCGATATTCCACCAGTATAGGACAGTATATTAGAGAGATAATTCTTTATGATTTCTTCCCTGCAACTCCACACGGTAACATTAAAGTATAGTTCTCAATATCCTGAAAGAAACTAAAATCCATGAATTGCAGCACTGGGTAACTAGCAGGGCTATTAAACCTCCATCTACATTCTAAGAGTATTTTCTCCCcttttaatttacaataagTAGTAAACTTGATGTGTGTTGTCTAAATCTATCCCTTCTTATTGCGCAAATCGGCCCCTGACTTCAATGTAGAAATCATGTCTTTTGTCATTTTATATTTGGTTTATCGTGAAGATGTTTTACTCCTTTGGTCCGTGAAATTCTTGCTCAAGTTAACCCTTTTTACTCCtaatatctcattagtaattctcctcactgacTACCATACAAGTCATATGGTGTTAGTTCTGAGAagttggttttggatcaactattTATCGCCTAATTGATAactttctttattcccatcacttgtctgctcgGTGTTGTATTGATATAAATGGGAGAATtactctcttggtcactcatgggagttaattGGTTAGAGGGAAAGAATATCATCCAGGTATCAGTGGGTATCAGTGAATTCGATATTCCCGCTTCAGCGCCCACAGTATGCACCACACCCAAGCTACGCATGCACAAAGTACTGTTGACATCTCTAACGAAATAAGCCTCtcgtgaaagaaaaaactttgttaTGTGTCCCAATATAAGGTAGTTGAAAGGTTTGCTTCTCTTCGTAATCATCTTTTAGAGGAGGAGAAACAACATGTCGAGGGAAAATCTACACGTAAGTAACATGTTACACTTTGTTCAGGTatattttttgctctaaacCGATTATGGGTCTATTGTACGTTTGCGTTCATAGCCTGCTTTCCTAAATCTGTTCAGCGCTTTCTGTTAGATCTTTGATAAGCAGTGGATAATTCTGCCTGTTTTGTTGAGACACTTATTCTGTGAGAATTTGTGAGAAACGTTCGAAGCTTATGGGAATGTTTCGTAAAATCACTTCGAACATTTGAACACTGATTTGGCGTGGGGCGGAATTCTAATTTTGAGCATAACTTTCTTTTGCATGTTATTCCTCACTGAAATAGTGCCTTCTCTACTCTTGAGGAATTATCTGTGTCGTTGAAACTACTTATTCATTAGGGAATGGCTACCACTGTCAGAAATCCATCGAATTTAGCCATCATGAATCGCATACAGACGCTTCGATATGCACGAGTTGCATGTTTACAACCGTTGAATCGACCTCTAACAGATACATGAATGTCCGGATTTTTCAAGTGTTTATGACCGCAGGGTTTCTAGTTATTCCATCCGTGAAGCAGTAATTGATATCATTTTCGACGctcattgcatttttttttacctctgttGTGGCTTTatgattaaataaaaattttcaacgtTTTGTGTGAACGGTGCATAATTTTGCTAATACCCACAAAGAGGTGTGACTTAGCATACCGATATGATCGATTAGCAAAATTCTCTGGCGCTCATGTTCATCACGAAATTTTTGCTTGAAAGTGATTTTCAATTACTGTATCAGATATTGGGTGGGTTGTCAGTGATCCAACATCACCCACTAAATTAATTTAACTCATTCCTACATATGAGCCAACATCCATATTTTGAAGATATCATGCTAGTATCAAGAAGGAAATTACTTGATACTGATTTGAGAAGAACcaatttttttgacatttcttaTAAACCCAAGAGTTAAAATGCAAACTGTGctcttaatttaaaattaaactttaaaGTATCAAGAATATTTTTAGTAAAACTTATGCCAAGACAAGatgtaagggaaaaaaaaattactttcaaattGATGATACAAGAACCTATATACCATGAGTTtggtagggggggggggaattgataaatgataataaattatcttactttttcaaacagttttcttAAGGAAAGGAAAGGTAATACATCattattcaaatttcttttatctaACATTATTCAGTTACAATCATGGTACTACACTTCAGGCATTGTTTGAGTATTTAGTAGAACAATCTGATAATTAGGTACCATAAGTCTGCGTAGGGcaatatcataatttttaaagaattataTTTCATTTGACTTATGGATGAAAATTAAGTAAAGAAatgttcctgaaaaaaaaatattcaggcttcttttctgttAATTCTTGAATTGCAACTCACTTGTATGGATCACTGTTAGGGAAATGTAATTAtcatgtaaatatttaaaaaggattgattgatttactTAATTCTTCCTTCTTTCCTTGAATTCAAACCTTTCCTTGAAGTCAAGGTGTTTACTAGTTCATTTTACCAAAGATACAGTTGGTAAATGTTTTAGCCAGTATCTTGATGAACCACATATTTTAACTATTACTACTGTTTTACAGTTATGAAGTTCTGCACACCTGGAAATTTATAGTCAAGAGGCACAAGAATCTAGTTATTTAAAACCCAGCTTTTGCTTTTCACTCTGAATTGTTTCCCTTTGTTAAACACcaacttttctttccttcagaGAAGAGAGAATGCCAAGGCTCGCACTTCTATGCGAGAAAAGCTGGTAGAGAAACAGAAAGCAACAGATGAACATGAGAGCAACTTTACAGCTGGTCGTGTTAATGTGCGAGAGAGATATCTGCACCGCACTGGAATAAGAGGGAGAAAGAGCTGGATATTCTATGCTGTTTTGTACATTCTAGCTCTCCTTGTAATAGTCAATATTGTGGTGAGTGTTCATAGGCTTGAAAACCAAATGATTGTCTTCTATTGATATAAAAGGGATGGATATGCCAGCAAACTTAAAGATTGGTATCACCTAAGGGTTTTCTTACTTTAGGTGAACATAGTATCACTGATGAGGAAATCTAGATGAAGGTCAGAACAGggttttaaccttttaaaccccccccccccccccgcaagagtgacaagcatccgcaagagtgacaagcatctaatttctccttacaatatcacccttcaatcaaacattaaggtcatgagaagtAAGGACATGATCATCAACTagagaagttcttgattgttaaccaagTTCTCTTTTTCAGCACCTAAGGACATGTCTGAAGAATAGTAatgagaatatacatactgatgttagggtggcAAGGGTTAATTAGATAACTAAACTCTCTCAGGATAAACAGGTTAAAGCCAAGGAGAGAGTGTCATGACATGATCAACAAGTGGCATGGAAAACATATTGACTGTAAGGGAAGAGTTTAATAAAGGGTTGGATAGCAcagtggcctcatggttagtgcgctcaACTCTGGATCGGGTGGTccaggttcgagccctggctgGGGTccttgtgttgtgttcttaggcaagacacttaactctcacagtgcttctcttcacccaggtgtacaaatgggtaccagcaaatgtgctgggggtaaccctgcgatggactagcatcccatccaggggggagtagcaatactcttAGCCGCTTTATGTTAAGAAAACTGGAGTTAAGCATcagccccatgggccacttgggcccgtATAAAGGCTTACTTTTGGATAGAAAGCATGAATATCTATATTACTGGAACACGAACAGTGGGAACTGTTATTAGAGCTGTGATTTTTCATTCTACTTATTTCAcataattttattattcattcCTTTCACAGATGCTTGCCATTTTGTATCATGTCTTGCAAATGAACAAAGATGGGATGAAGTGCCTGTCATTTTTTGAGAATGATGACATTCGATTTCATTGTGAGAGTGACATGGACTCAGTCAGTTTGTATAAGAATCAAGCTGGAACTTTTAAAGACCACAACTTGGTTATTGACAGTGATGACAAAAAGGTAATTTATGTTATGAGTAAACCACCAACTTTGGTACAAAGTTACCAAAATCTGAAAATCATAAGATGGTCACCAATAGGAAGAGATTAGTCtccagaaaaaaatgcaaaacagaaataaaCCAAGATAAAACAACAGGGGAAAAGATGACATGAGGAATCATACTGCTTTTATAAATTTTGTCTTTGGAGCATCAACACAAAGTgtgtaaaatttgttttatactCACCATGGCAACTAAAATGGTTGCAACTCAGGGGGCTGTCGTCAAATGACTGTGTTAATTTTAGTTCATATTGATACAaattattatgtttttttttttttttgattcagATTATATTCCATGGAGGGCCTACAACAGCATCTGCACAAAGTAGGTGTAACTTGAATTTGATATTACTAAATCACAGATAACCTCATCCTAATTATGGAATATATACCAGTTTTGTTTTGGATCGTCAAAAATTGATCAGGAGACTGATGAGAAtagaaaaatacagaaaaaatttgaacgtaTAACTGACAGAGTCTTATTAATGGTTTGCCTGTTGTTCAGTGCACGTAGGTGCAGATATGACTGAAATCCATGCCAAGCGTGGCTTCAGATTTGTGGACCCTTATGAAAAGAAGACCATCCTGAACTTGAATGGAAGTGTGTGGTATGTTAATCCAGCCTCCATCAATGCTTTCACGGTTGCTGGAGATGCATTGGTTACCCATCGGGTAAGAGAGCATACAACTTTACAAACTAATTTGGAGAAACTATTTTTTGAATTAATGAAACTACAGTTCAGTTACTCTTTTTGGGAAACAATGGCTTCCCTGAGAAAGAGAAATAAACAGGTTTTGCAGCAAccactttcttaatttttgatGTCGGCAATAATCGAGTGAACAGTGTACTCTTGACAGGAGATTTTTAGGTGCTTGTCTTTGGGAATGTTGATATATGCAGGTTTTTAgttctgttgttattttttccaattaaaaacaaatttttcaattatttatttaccaaCCTCAAAAGTTACCATCTGGCCTACTTTCCATGCTGGACACATGCTGATCCTAGTAATAGTAGGTGAATTTTTCTCATTCAAACCTAGTAGCTTGTCAACAAGTTCCCCAGATTTC from Pocillopora verrucosa isolate sample1 chromosome 14, ASM3666991v2, whole genome shotgun sequence carries:
- the LOC131769337 gene encoding beta-sarcoglycan-like — protein: MSRENLHRRENAKARTSMREKLVEKQKATDEHESNFTAGRVNVRERYLHRTGIRGRKSWIFYAVLYILALLVIVNIVMLAILYHVLQMNKDGMKCLSFFENDDIRFHCESDMDSVSLYKNQAGTFKDHNLVIDSDDKKIIFHGGPTTASAQMHVGADMTEIHAKRGFRFVDPYEKKTILNLNGSVWYVNPASINAFTVAGDALVTHRVISNEDQSLTLTSEQSISVEGHEGLVLDGKMTNFNADEDIEISSVLGSQGKATITFDASSGVYVNGSALDMPTAAPGSSSGKYKLCACINTGKLYRVEVLNSTFSTCSTVENVCG